A stretch of DNA from Candidatus Poribacteria bacterium:
CAGGTAGGCAGAATTTTGGACGGTTTTCGGTTATGTAATGATATTTTCAATCCTTGTGATCGAGAACTTAGACCACTAGGGACTCGTGTTTTAAAAAGTTGGCAAAAACATTATTAAATCGAAAACCCTTGAATAAACCTATGATACCCCGAGGTGGGGTTGAGATAGTGGAGGGTATACACTAATCCACCAACTTTATTTCGCCCCAGCGTGAAGCCAATTTGCCGCGTGCTTCTACGGGATAAGGCAGGCTCTCCGACTTTACGAAAACATCATCAACAGCAACTTCAACCTCTTGATCTGCAGTAAGATAGATGCTCCACCACGGGAATTCGCCTAAGTCGGCGTTAGAAGAGATGGCGTCCTTTTTCCACTCCGTCTTTTCACCCGGATCAACCGTGACAGCCATTTCATGCTTTGCGTCGTTCCATTCCAGACGGAGCGTCCGGAGCATATTCGTGTTTTCAGGGATGTCTTCATAGGAGAATGCCTCCCAACCGCCGAGCTGCCCGACAGAACCGGAACCAAACACACCTTTCGGGCCCCAGTTGTGTTGATGACTTGGCGACATACCGAAAACCCAATTCGGATTCTTCCAATTCGGTTCCTCGTTGGTACACAGCACCCCGAACCACCCACCGGCTTTAGAGAGTTCAGCGACTTTCACGGTGAACTGGATACCGAGGATATCGCGCGGATCCCATCCGAAAACAAGTTTGAAACCCGGATCGCGGCCCCCGGGACTTTTGACTTTCATCTGAAACGTGCCGTCTTTGATACCCATCTCTAAGCGGTTTTCAGGGACAAACTGGACCCATTTCGTGCCGAGATCTGGTATCTGTCCCGGAGTTTCGTCGATTGCGTCTAAATCACCCTCAAAATCGTCGTAGGGTTTCCATTCGGGTGCGGCGAACGCACTGGGCAGAGTAAGTGCTGCCAAAATGCAAATAAGTGATATAGTTTTCATGGGAACGCTCCTTAATTTGCGTTTAGATAGAAGGTAATAAGCGGGAGAGTGAACAGAGGCATGGAAGAATGGAAGACGGGTCAGTTTTCCATCCTTCCTTTTTTTATCCGATTGGGAGATTGGAGGGAGTTATCTTCCATCCTTCCATTCTACAGTTTAAGCGTGCCGAGGTCCCATTGCATAAGCAGGGTTGTCGCCGAGATTTTCGATGAGCCATCCACGCAAGGGCACATCATCTTCAGAAGGGACATATCGTCCGTTGTTTCGGGTGGCGGCACCGAGCAGCTGCCGACGAACCGCGTCACAGCGTTCATAGAGCGGTTCAACCGTCATCTCGTCTTTTGGACGGATCCAGCGATACCCGTAGCCGTAGAAGAGTGCCTTCCGGGTCATTTGCGAGTGGTTCGGACTGCGTGAATGCCAGAGCCGTCTATCAAACAAAACGGCGGTTCCGGGTTCCACACAGACTGGCATCGCATCGTCAGGGACATCGTCCGCAGTTGCTTCACGTGGGTCCCGGCTGATTTCATATTCTGGAACCGACATATCTGACTTTAGATGGCTGCCCGGACGGATGTAGAAGTTACCGCGTCCGGGTTCAGAGACATCTGTGAGGAAATATGCCACTTTCAGGGAAAGACGTGGACGTGGATGGGTTTCCATTTCAATGTTGACACGTCCGCTGTCTTGGTGCCATTCCAACCAGCCTTCACCTTCTTCGGCATCTGTCG
This window harbors:
- a CDS encoding phytanoyl-CoA dioxygenase family protein — its product is TDAEEGEGWLEWHQDSGRVNIEMETHPRPRLSLKVAYFLTDVSEPGRGNFYIRPGSHLKSDMSVPEYEISRDPREATADDVPDDAMPVCVEPGTAVLFDRRLWHSRSPNHSQMTRKALFYGYGYRWIRPKDEMTVEPLYERCDAVRRQLLGAATRNNGRYVPSEDDVPLRGWLIENLGDNPAYAMGPRHA